One window from the genome of Nitrosospira multiformis encodes:
- a CDS encoding 4-aminobenzoate synthase, with translation MTTNVSLKQRIDSIIDARHLLKHPFYVAWTEGKLSKEQLRHYAEQYFHNVLAEPTYLSAVHFNTPHLHTETHSGDISVRQEVLKNLISEEHGEKNHPALWKTFALALGSTDKSLANAAALPGTARLVSTYRDICLNQPFYAGLAAMHAFESQVPAIAAVKIDGLAKFYGMNDPDSYEFFTVHQEADVHHSQAEWALIERFADTPEKQAEVLAATTRACDALWGFLDGIYENYCQDLACEEEAAVTLH, from the coding sequence ATGACAACCAATGTATCTCTTAAGCAAAGAATAGACTCCATCATTGATGCGCGGCATCTGCTGAAGCATCCTTTTTATGTCGCGTGGACAGAAGGCAAGCTTTCCAAAGAGCAATTGCGCCACTACGCGGAACAGTATTTTCATAACGTGCTGGCTGAGCCGACCTATCTGAGCGCGGTGCATTTCAATACGCCGCATCTTCACACCGAAACCCATAGCGGCGACATCAGCGTGCGCCAGGAAGTACTGAAGAATCTGATCAGCGAAGAGCACGGCGAAAAGAACCATCCCGCCTTGTGGAAGACTTTCGCTCTGGCGCTGGGTTCCACCGACAAGAGCCTGGCCAATGCCGCCGCCCTGCCAGGCACGGCGAGGCTGGTATCGACCTACCGGGACATCTGCCTGAACCAGCCGTTTTATGCGGGACTGGCGGCGATGCACGCATTTGAATCGCAGGTACCGGCAATTGCCGCTGTAAAGATTGACGGTCTGGCGAAGTTCTATGGGATGAATGATCCGGACAGCTATGAATTCTTTACGGTACACCAGGAAGCCGACGTGCACCATTCACAAGCGGAATGGGCGTTGATCGAGCGCTTTGCCGATACGCCGGAGAAGCAGGCCGAAGTGCTGGCGGCAACCACCCGGGCATGCGATGCGCTATGGGGATTTCTCGATGGCATCTACGAGAATTACTGCCAGGACCTTGCCTGCGAGGAAGAAGCCGCGGTTACGCTACACTAG
- a CDS encoding LysR family transcriptional regulator codes for MLELRHLRTLAALHETGSVSRAAKRVHLTQSALSHQIKALQSHYGLPVIQRRGQSIELTDAGKYLVALAGKVLEEIQETERDLAKISQQASGSLRIVLECHTCFDWLMPLMDEFRLHWPDVELDLVSGFHADPVKLLEEGGADVVIGSEHKRQRGIVHHPLFRFEILAVLAPEHPLRAKRILHAADFADVTLITYPVPEDRIDLILNVLKPAGIQPQRRTAELTVAILQLVASRRGVAALPSWGIKNYVDHDYVIARRIGTNGLWSDLYASTLKETASRPYLRDFLTTARNTCFATLDGIIPLE; via the coding sequence ATGCTTGAGTTACGCCACTTGCGCACGCTGGCGGCATTGCATGAAACCGGCAGCGTGTCGCGTGCCGCCAAGCGTGTACACCTGACCCAGTCTGCGTTGTCCCATCAGATCAAGGCACTGCAAAGCCACTATGGCCTGCCGGTCATACAGCGCCGGGGACAGTCCATCGAACTCACCGATGCCGGGAAATACCTGGTGGCACTTGCCGGAAAGGTATTGGAAGAGATTCAGGAAACTGAACGGGATCTCGCTAAAATCTCGCAGCAGGCGTCAGGAAGCTTGCGCATCGTACTGGAATGTCACACCTGCTTTGATTGGCTGATGCCGCTCATGGATGAATTCCGCCTGCACTGGCCGGACGTGGAGCTGGATCTCGTTTCCGGATTCCATGCCGATCCTGTCAAACTGCTGGAGGAAGGAGGCGCGGATGTGGTCATCGGATCGGAACACAAGCGGCAGCGGGGTATTGTCCATCACCCGTTATTCCGTTTCGAGATTCTCGCGGTATTGGCACCGGAGCACCCCTTGCGCGCAAAGCGGATACTGCATGCGGCTGACTTCGCCGATGTAACGCTTATTACCTATCCGGTGCCGGAAGATCGCATCGATCTTATCCTCAACGTGCTGAAACCCGCCGGTATCCAGCCACAGCGGCGTACGGCGGAACTGACCGTCGCCATCCTGCAACTGGTGGCCAGCCGCCGTGGTGTCGCCGCGCTACCCAGTTGGGGCATCAAAAACTATGTGGATCACGACTATGTGATTGCCCGCCGCATCGGGACCAATGGACTATGGAGCGACCTGTATGCATCAACACTCAAGGAAACCGCATCCCGTCCCTATCTGCGGGACTTCCTGACAACCGCAAGGAATACCTGTTTCGCCACACTGGACGGAATTATCCCGCTGGAATGA
- the metE gene encoding 5-methyltetrahydropteroyltriglutamate--homocysteine S-methyltransferase: MALTHNLGFPRIGARRELKQALEACWRGDIDEQQLQIRAAELRKHHWITQREAGIDLIPAGDFALYDQMLNMTTLLGAVPARFNAGSDEIGLDLYFAMARGTASQPAMEMTKWFDTNYHYIVPEFDAHTRFRIASSKLFREVAEAKALGISPKVVLIGPLTYLYLGKETEPGFNRLDLLAHLLPVYREILARLASLDVEWVQIDEPFLALDLEDDWLSGLDQAYAALAGTGTKLPKLLLATYFEAVDNHAARLKNLPVDGLHIDLCRAPDQLDIFLEGYPTGKVLSLGIIDGRNVWRADLAQALAILAHAQLTLGERLWIAPSCSLLHCPVDLELETRLDSEIKNWLAFSVQKLKEVSILGQGLNQGENAIREKLDASTRARQERRESPRNHNPVMQERLQRLTQNDSQRTSPFEVRQVLQQQRFQFPDLPTTTIGSFPQTPEIRQARAAFRKGELGNLQYLEAMRREIQLAIRKQEEIGLDVFVHGEAERNDMVEYFGEQLCGYAFTENGWVQSYGSRCVKPPILYGDIFRPEPMTVDWIQYAQSLTTKPVKGMLTGPITMLMWSFVRDDQPRSTTALQLALAIRDEVADLERAGIGIIQIDEPAFREGLPLKKANWNEYLKWAVEAFRVSSSGVKDDTQIHTHMCYSEFNDILPAIADMGADVITIETSRSRMELLDGFGQFKYPNEIGPGVYDIHSPRIPETGEMLELLEKACQVINSKQLWVNPDCGLKTRSWPEVVTALERMVEAARQLRAQINTSQTETLPA; the protein is encoded by the coding sequence ATGGCTTTGACACATAATCTCGGTTTCCCGCGCATCGGCGCGCGCCGCGAGCTGAAACAGGCGCTTGAGGCGTGCTGGCGCGGCGATATCGACGAACAACAGCTGCAAATCAGAGCGGCCGAATTAAGGAAACACCATTGGATCACACAGCGGGAAGCGGGCATTGACCTGATTCCCGCTGGGGATTTCGCACTTTACGATCAAATGCTGAATATGACGACGCTGCTGGGCGCGGTGCCCGCACGATTCAACGCGGGCAGTGACGAAATCGGACTGGATCTGTATTTCGCAATGGCGCGTGGAACGGCGAGTCAGCCGGCGATGGAGATGACCAAGTGGTTTGACACCAACTATCACTACATCGTCCCTGAATTCGATGCACACACAAGATTCCGTATCGCATCATCAAAACTTTTCCGGGAAGTGGCGGAAGCCAAGGCGCTGGGCATTTCACCGAAGGTGGTACTGATCGGGCCGCTGACCTATTTATATCTCGGCAAAGAGACAGAGCCCGGCTTCAACCGGCTCGACTTGTTAGCGCATCTGCTGCCGGTTTATCGTGAAATTCTGGCCCGGCTCGCCTCTCTCGACGTGGAATGGGTGCAGATTGACGAACCTTTCCTGGCGCTTGATTTGGAGGATGACTGGTTGAGCGGTCTGGATCAGGCATACGCTGCCTTGGCCGGGACCGGAACAAAACTGCCGAAGTTGTTATTGGCCACTTATTTTGAAGCGGTGGATAACCATGCTGCTCGCTTGAAAAACCTGCCGGTGGATGGTTTACATATTGATTTGTGCCGCGCGCCGGATCAGCTTGATATTTTTCTCGAAGGCTATCCAACCGGAAAAGTTCTGTCGCTGGGCATCATTGATGGACGCAATGTATGGCGCGCCGATCTGGCACAGGCGTTGGCGATTCTGGCGCACGCGCAGTTGACCCTGGGTGAGCGGTTATGGATTGCGCCCAGTTGTTCGCTGCTGCATTGTCCGGTGGATCTTGAGCTGGAAACCCGATTGGATAGCGAGATAAAGAACTGGCTGGCGTTCTCGGTACAGAAGCTAAAAGAGGTATCGATTCTCGGACAGGGTCTGAACCAGGGAGAGAACGCCATACGCGAGAAACTGGATGCCTCCACCAGGGCAAGACAAGAGCGCCGTGAGTCACCCCGCAACCATAACCCGGTAATGCAGGAACGCCTGCAACGCCTGACGCAGAATGACAGCCAGCGCACGAGTCCGTTCGAAGTGCGTCAGGTGCTGCAGCAGCAGCGTTTTCAATTTCCCGACTTGCCCACCACAACGATCGGTTCATTTCCGCAAACGCCGGAGATTCGGCAGGCACGTGCCGCGTTCAGAAAAGGTGAGCTCGGCAATTTGCAGTATCTGGAAGCGATGCGCAGGGAAATCCAGCTGGCAATCAGGAAACAGGAAGAGATCGGATTGGATGTGTTCGTCCATGGCGAAGCCGAGCGTAACGACATGGTGGAGTATTTCGGCGAGCAATTGTGCGGCTATGCCTTTACCGAGAACGGATGGGTGCAGAGCTACGGCTCCCGCTGTGTCAAGCCGCCAATTCTGTACGGCGATATCTTTCGTCCCGAACCCATGACGGTGGACTGGATTCAATATGCGCAGAGTCTGACCACAAAGCCGGTGAAGGGTATGTTGACCGGTCCCATTACCATGCTGATGTGGTCGTTCGTGCGTGACGATCAACCACGCTCAACCACGGCGCTGCAACTCGCTCTAGCCATCCGCGATGAAGTCGCCGATCTGGAGCGTGCCGGAATCGGTATCATTCAGATTGACGAGCCGGCGTTTCGCGAAGGGCTGCCGCTCAAAAAAGCCAATTGGAATGAATACCTGAAGTGGGCGGTGGAAGCATTCCGCGTATCCAGTTCCGGTGTAAAGGATGATACGCAGATACACACTCATATGTGCTACTCGGAGTTCAACGACATTCTGCCAGCTATCGCCGACATGGGTGCCGACGTTATTACCATCGAAACCTCGCGTTCACGTATGGAGTTGCTGGATGGGTTCGGTCAATTCAAGTACCCGAATGAAATTGGGCCCGGCGTATACGATATTCATTCGCCAAGAATTCCAGAGACCGGCGAGATGCTGGAATTATTGGAGAAAGCCTGCCAGGTGATCAATTCAAAACAATTATGGGTTAACCCGGATTGTGGCTTGAAGACGCGCAGCTGGCCGGAAGTCGTCACAGCGCTGGAACGCATGGTCGAAGCCGCGCGGCAGCTACGCGCCCAAATAAATACTTCTCAAACGGAAACCTTGCCAGCATGA
- a CDS encoding 4-aminobenzoate synthase — MKITSSFKTQVTSIIDARHLLKHPFYVAWTEGKLSKEQLRHYAEQYFHNVLAEPTYLSAVHFNTPHLHTETHSGDISVRQEVLKNLISEEHGEKNHPALWKTFALALGSTDKSLANAAALPGTARLVSTYRDICLNQPFYAGLAAMHAFESQVPAIAAVKIDGLAKFYGMNDPDSYEFFTVHQEADVHHSQAEWALIERFADTPEKQAEVLAATTRACDALWGFLDGIYENYCQDLACEEEAAVTVH, encoded by the coding sequence ATGAAAATAACTTCGTCATTCAAAACACAAGTCACCTCCATCATTGATGCGCGGCATCTGCTGAAGCATCCTTTTTATGTCGCGTGGACAGAAGGCAAGCTTTCCAAAGAGCAATTGCGCCACTACGCGGAACAGTATTTTCATAACGTGCTGGCTGAGCCGACCTATCTGAGCGCGGTGCATTTCAATACGCCGCATCTTCACACCGAAACCCATAGCGGCGACATCAGCGTGCGCCAGGAAGTACTGAAGAATCTGATCAGCGAAGAGCACGGCGAAAAGAACCATCCCGCCTTGTGGAAGACTTTCGCTCTGGCGCTGGGTTCCACCGACAAGAGCCTGGCCAATGCCGCCGCCCTGCCAGGCACGGCGAGGCTGGTATCGACCTACCGGGACATCTGCCTGAACCAGCCGTTTTATGCGGGACTGGCGGCGATGCACGCATTTGAATCGCAGGTACCGGCAATTGCCGCTGTAAAGATTGACGGTCTGGCGAAGTTCTATGGGATGAATGATCCGGACAGCTATGAATTCTTTACGGTACACCAGGAAGCCGACGTGCACCATTCACAAGCGGAATGGGCGTTGATCGAGCGCTTTGCCGATACGCCGGAGAAGCAGGCCGAAGTGCTGGCGGCAACCACCCGGGCATGCGATGCGCTATGGGGATTTCTCGATGGCATCTACGAGAATTACTGCCAGGACCTTGCCTGCGAGGAAGAAGCCGCGGTTACGGTGCATTAA
- a CDS encoding [protein-PII] uridylyltransferase, with protein sequence MKPPGASSPRNPSDIEVGKKALLQGREALRQHYYMSKNGAALLRDHCRLVDDVLRQAWRDMAMPASIALLAVGGYGRRQLFPYSDIDLLVLLPAGKNKSGAVNDAIESRLEHWVRLLWDIGLEVGHSVRTLAECAEEADKDITVQTSLLEARLLAGGRPLFSQFSRAMQAMLEPRAFFIAKQLEQHQRHGRYHDTTHNLEPNIKESPGGLRDLQNILWVSHAAKLGKSWPDLAKGGVITQREARLAQRHQTILQNLRIRLHYLAGRREDRLLFDYQTSLAEELDIIGKPPRRASEILMQRYYRAAKAVTQINTILLPTLRTEIFPVTDTVPVIINKRFQKRGELLEACDEDIFRREPGTILESTLLLQQHPELKERSAATLRAMWRATPLINAAFRRDPRNRALFMRILRQPHGLTDELRLMNRYGILGRYIPAFGRIVGQMQHDLFHVYTVDEHILMVVRNLRRFMAPEFTHEYPLCSRLIGEFERPEVLYLAGLFHDIAKGRNGDHSVLGKTDAKQFCERHGMRAEDTELVMWLVENHLVMSMTAQKKDISDASVIEDFATRVGDERHLIALYLLTVADIRGTSPKVWNAWKGKLLEDLFWITRRHFYGESIHADGTLKNRKNKALELLQHAGIPTSAHEQLWSALDPTYLLLHDPQEIAWHTRHLSHRMKSPTPVVKARIAPAGTGIEVLVYAPDQKDLFARICGFFDGLDYNIVEARIHTTRDGYALDSFLVLDPFNVVERQRDVVGIVEHELAQQLKQQVPLKPPLQGRLSRHLKHFPITPEVDIEPDEKGMYHVLSIVAGDQPGLLTRIAQVLVSFSVNVHGARINTLGERAEDTFLITGEILNETRTVIRLETMLLEALRTSSETSGANPGNRH encoded by the coding sequence ATGAAGCCCCCCGGTGCCAGCTCACCGCGGAATCCTTCCGATATCGAAGTAGGCAAGAAAGCGCTTCTTCAAGGCCGCGAAGCACTGCGTCAGCACTATTACATGAGCAAGAACGGTGCAGCCCTTCTGCGTGACCATTGCCGGTTGGTGGACGACGTTTTGCGCCAGGCCTGGCGTGACATGGCCATGCCGGCTTCCATAGCGCTACTGGCGGTAGGCGGTTATGGACGCCGGCAGCTTTTTCCCTATTCCGATATCGACCTGCTGGTGCTGCTTCCCGCAGGGAAAAACAAGTCCGGGGCGGTGAACGACGCTATCGAATCCCGGCTGGAACACTGGGTAAGATTATTATGGGATATCGGCCTGGAGGTTGGACACAGTGTCCGCACGCTCGCTGAATGCGCGGAAGAGGCGGACAAGGACATCACCGTGCAAACCAGTCTGCTGGAAGCCCGTCTACTTGCCGGGGGCCGTCCGCTGTTCAGTCAATTTTCGCGAGCCATGCAGGCAATGCTTGAGCCGCGCGCTTTTTTTATCGCCAAGCAGCTTGAGCAACATCAGCGTCACGGCAGATATCACGATACCACGCACAACCTTGAACCCAATATAAAGGAAAGCCCCGGCGGGCTTCGGGATTTACAGAACATTCTATGGGTCAGCCATGCCGCGAAACTGGGAAAATCCTGGCCGGATCTTGCCAAGGGGGGGGTTATTACGCAACGGGAAGCTCGCCTTGCCCAGCGTCATCAAACTATCCTGCAAAACCTGCGCATCCGGCTGCACTACCTCGCGGGAAGGCGCGAGGATCGTTTACTGTTCGATTATCAGACTTCTCTCGCTGAAGAGCTCGACATAATCGGCAAGCCACCGCGTCGTGCAAGTGAAATACTGATGCAACGCTACTATCGTGCCGCCAAGGCGGTGACGCAGATCAATACGATCCTGTTACCTACACTACGCACGGAGATTTTTCCTGTTACGGATACCGTGCCGGTCATCATCAACAAACGTTTTCAGAAGCGCGGCGAATTGCTGGAAGCTTGCGACGAAGATATTTTCCGGCGGGAGCCGGGCACGATCCTGGAGAGTACCCTGCTACTGCAGCAGCATCCTGAGTTAAAGGAGCGCAGCGCGGCGACACTGAGAGCGATGTGGCGGGCCACACCTCTCATCAATGCAGCCTTCCGGCGCGATCCGCGCAATCGCGCCCTATTCATGAGAATCCTGCGGCAACCACACGGACTGACAGATGAGCTGCGCCTTATGAACCGCTATGGCATCCTTGGGCGCTATATCCCGGCGTTTGGACGTATTGTCGGCCAGATGCAGCATGACTTGTTTCACGTTTATACGGTGGACGAGCATATCCTGATGGTGGTGAGAAACCTGCGTCGTTTCATGGCGCCGGAATTCACTCACGAATATCCGCTATGCAGCCGGCTCATCGGCGAATTCGAACGCCCGGAGGTACTCTATCTTGCGGGACTGTTCCATGACATTGCCAAGGGGCGCAATGGAGATCACTCGGTGCTTGGAAAAACCGACGCCAAGCAGTTCTGCGAACGACACGGGATGCGGGCGGAAGATACGGAGCTGGTTATGTGGCTGGTGGAAAATCATCTGGTAATGTCGATGACGGCCCAGAAAAAAGACATCTCCGATGCGAGCGTGATTGAGGATTTCGCCACGCGTGTCGGCGACGAGCGTCATCTCATCGCGCTTTATCTGCTCACCGTTGCGGACATTCGAGGTACCAGTCCAAAAGTATGGAATGCCTGGAAGGGCAAGCTGCTGGAAGATTTGTTCTGGATAACGCGGCGGCATTTTTACGGCGAGTCCATCCATGCGGATGGAACGCTAAAAAACCGCAAAAACAAGGCGCTGGAATTGCTGCAACATGCCGGCATTCCCACCAGTGCGCATGAGCAGCTATGGTCGGCACTCGATCCCACTTATTTGTTGCTGCATGATCCACAGGAAATCGCCTGGCATACGCGCCACTTGAGCCACCGGATGAAATCGCCCACGCCGGTGGTCAAGGCACGTATCGCACCCGCCGGGACAGGCATTGAGGTATTGGTCTACGCACCTGACCAAAAGGATTTGTTCGCACGTATCTGCGGCTTTTTCGATGGTCTGGATTACAACATCGTCGAGGCCAGAATTCATACCACCCGCGACGGCTATGCGCTCGATAGCTTCCTGGTGCTGGATCCCTTCAATGTGGTGGAGCGTCAGCGCGATGTCGTCGGTATTGTGGAGCATGAACTGGCACAGCAATTAAAGCAGCAGGTACCCTTAAAACCCCCGCTGCAAGGACGCCTGAGCCGCCATCTCAAACATTTTCCGATTACGCCGGAAGTCGATATCGAACCGGATGAAAAGGGTATGTACCATGTTCTGTCGATTGTAGCGGGAGATCAGCCGGGACTGCTGACGCGCATCGCGCAGGTGTTGGTGAGCTTCAGTGTCAATGTACACGGCGCCAGGATAAATACCCTGGGTGAACGCGCCGAAGACACATTCCTGATTACGGGAGAAATACTGAATGAGACGCGAACCGTGATCCGCCTTGAGACAATGCTGCTAGAGGCACTACGGACCTCGAGCGAAACATCCGGCGCCAACCCGGGAAATCGTCATTAA
- the map gene encoding type I methionyl aminopeptidase: MTVPLKSPQEIEKMRIAGRLASEVLDYITPFVKPGVTTNELDTLCHDYMVNVQHTVPAPLNYAPPGYSPYPKSICTSVNHQVCHGVPGEKTLKSGDIVNIDVTVIKDGYHGDTSRMYYAGEPGIQARRLCEITYESMWRGIEEVKAGKQLGDIGHAIQHFAEGHGCSVVREFCGHGIGTKFHEDPQVLHYGRAGTGLQLKTGMIFTIEPMINAGKAPIRQMADGWTIVTKDHSLSAQWEHTVLVTETGYEVLTLSAGAPQKPAFRS; this comes from the coding sequence ATGACCGTACCTCTCAAATCCCCGCAAGAAATAGAGAAAATGCGTATAGCGGGCAGGTTGGCGTCGGAGGTACTTGATTATATAACCCCCTTTGTCAAACCGGGGGTCACGACCAATGAGCTCGATACCTTGTGCCATGATTATATGGTCAATGTGCAGCATACCGTTCCCGCTCCACTCAATTACGCACCGCCGGGATATTCACCTTATCCAAAATCCATCTGTACCTCGGTCAATCATCAGGTGTGTCACGGTGTGCCGGGGGAGAAAACACTGAAATCCGGAGATATCGTCAACATCGATGTTACCGTCATCAAGGATGGGTATCACGGCGATACCAGCCGCATGTATTATGCCGGCGAACCGGGAATCCAGGCCAGACGCTTGTGCGAAATTACGTATGAATCCATGTGGCGTGGTATCGAGGAAGTTAAGGCAGGAAAACAATTGGGGGATATTGGCCATGCCATCCAGCATTTCGCCGAAGGTCATGGATGCAGTGTGGTGAGGGAATTCTGTGGCCATGGGATCGGCACAAAATTTCATGAAGACCCTCAGGTACTCCACTATGGCCGTGCCGGTACCGGGCTGCAGCTCAAAACGGGGATGATTTTTACCATCGAGCCCATGATCAACGCCGGGAAAGCGCCCATACGCCAAATGGCCGACGGTTGGACCATCGTCACCAAGGATCACAGCCTGTCGGCACAATGGGAACACACCGTGCTGGTCACCGAAACCGGATACGAGGTGCTGACCCTGTCCGCCGGTGCGCCACAGAAGCCTGCTTTTCGTTCCTGA
- a CDS encoding c-type cytochrome, translated as MKSVSNVVLLFAALALSNQVSAETAPEVHKSKGDAAKGQQIATQICATCHNPDGNSVIPTNPSLAGQHAEYITKQLENFKPQDGKPAERESPIMGAMVAPLSAEDMKNLGAYYAQQTSRSGGAKDKALAQQGEKIYRGGNLESGLPACAGCHSPNGVGIPPNYPRLAGQHSEYVAAQLRAFRTDQRTKDPNNVMHMIASRMSEREIQVVSEFISGLR; from the coding sequence ATGAAATCAGTTTCGAATGTGGTGTTGTTATTTGCCGCACTGGCGCTATCCAATCAAGTCTCCGCTGAAACTGCTCCCGAGGTCCATAAGAGCAAGGGCGACGCAGCTAAAGGCCAGCAAATTGCCACACAAATTTGTGCAACTTGTCACAACCCCGACGGTAACAGTGTCATACCCACAAATCCCAGCCTGGCTGGCCAGCATGCCGAGTATATCACCAAGCAACTGGAGAATTTCAAGCCGCAAGATGGCAAACCCGCAGAGCGCGAAAGCCCGATTATGGGTGCCATGGTGGCCCCGCTCTCCGCGGAGGATATGAAGAATCTCGGTGCCTATTATGCCCAGCAAACTTCCAGGTCTGGTGGCGCCAAGGACAAAGCACTGGCGCAACAGGGTGAGAAGATCTATCGTGGTGGAAATCTGGAATCCGGCCTGCCCGCCTGTGCCGGCTGCCACTCTCCCAATGGCGTCGGCATTCCACCTAACTACCCGCGCCTTGCGGGCCAGCATTCGGAATATGTTGCGGCGCAACTACGAGCGTTCCGAACCGATCAGCGCACCAAAGATCCCAATAACGTGATGCACATGATTGCTTCTCGCATGAGCGAACGGGAAATTCAGGTGGTATCGGAGTTTATTTCCGGTTTGCGCTAA
- the hemL gene encoding glutamate-1-semialdehyde 2,1-aminomutase, which produces MTSRNQQLFELSQKYIPGGVNSPVRAFKSVGGTPIFFRRGQGAYVWDADDKPYIDYVGSWGPLILGHAHPEVIKTVQAVAQNGLTFGAPTEAELEIAELLCTLVPSIEQVRLVSSGTEATMSAIRLARGYTGRNRIIKFEGCYHGHDDALLVKAGSGALTFGHPSSAGVPAGTTSSTVVLDYNDLAGVERAFSQFGDEIAAVIVEPVAGNMNLVAPKPGFLPALRELCTQHGSVLIFDEVMTGFRVGLECAQGLYGIKPDLTTLGKVIGGGMPMAAFGGRRDIMQCLAPLGPVYQAGTLSGNPVAVAAGLATLKLVQMPGFYEKLAARTQQLIEGLAAAAKKHGIPFCAQAVGGMFGLYFREGLPASYIEVMECDKESFNRFFHAMLQEGIYFAPSAFEAGFVSTAHGDVEINKTLDAADRVFGALK; this is translated from the coding sequence ATGACTTCACGTAATCAGCAATTGTTTGAGCTCTCCCAGAAATATATTCCAGGCGGTGTTAATTCGCCTGTACGTGCCTTCAAGTCGGTGGGCGGCACGCCGATATTCTTCCGTCGGGGACAGGGCGCCTACGTATGGGATGCGGACGATAAGCCTTATATAGATTACGTCGGTTCCTGGGGGCCGCTGATTCTTGGCCATGCCCATCCCGAGGTGATTAAGACGGTCCAGGCAGTGGCGCAAAACGGTTTGACTTTTGGCGCACCCACGGAGGCTGAACTCGAAATAGCGGAGTTGCTGTGCACACTGGTTCCATCGATCGAGCAGGTGAGACTGGTAAGCTCGGGAACCGAAGCGACGATGAGCGCCATTCGCCTGGCACGCGGGTATACCGGGAGGAACCGCATTATCAAATTCGAAGGGTGTTATCACGGCCATGATGATGCCCTGCTGGTGAAAGCAGGGTCCGGGGCGCTTACTTTCGGTCATCCTAGTTCCGCCGGGGTTCCCGCCGGAACCACATCCAGCACCGTAGTGCTGGATTACAACGACCTCGCCGGCGTGGAGCGGGCGTTCAGCCAATTTGGCGACGAAATCGCCGCTGTCATCGTCGAACCCGTGGCGGGCAACATGAATCTGGTAGCACCGAAACCCGGCTTCTTACCCGCCCTGCGCGAGTTATGCACACAACATGGCAGCGTACTTATCTTTGATGAGGTGATGACCGGCTTTCGTGTTGGACTGGAATGCGCCCAGGGGCTCTACGGCATCAAACCCGATCTTACCACGCTCGGCAAAGTGATCGGCGGCGGCATGCCGATGGCTGCTTTTGGCGGTAGACGTGACATTATGCAGTGCCTGGCCCCGTTAGGGCCCGTGTATCAGGCCGGTACGCTTTCCGGCAACCCTGTCGCAGTGGCCGCGGGGCTTGCCACATTGAAGCTGGTGCAAATGCCGGGATTCTACGAAAAGCTTGCTGCCAGGACTCAACAACTTATTGAGGGTCTGGCTGCAGCCGCAAAAAAACACGGTATTCCCTTTTGCGCACAGGCGGTGGGAGGCATGTTCGGCCTTTATTTCCGGGAAGGCTTGCCGGCAAGCTATATTGAAGTGATGGAATGCGATAAGGAATCTTTTAACCGTTTTTTCCATGCCATGCTGCAAGAGGGGATTTACTTTGCGCCGTCAGCATTCGAGGCGGGCTTCGTTTCGACAGCACATGGTGATGTCGAAATCAATAAAACGCTGGATGCGGCTGACCGGGTATTCGGTGCGCTGAAATAA
- the thiE gene encoding thiamine phosphate synthase — MTRPELGGLYAITPEMIDTSGLVTMTQQALTGGARLVQYRNKTAGTALRLEQAYSLAHLCRKFGVPFIVNDYLDLAVEVGADGVHVGRDDASVAEARRRLGKGKIIGVSCYNRLELAVEAERDGADYVAFGAFFDSPTKPGAAAAPMDLLDHARRKLHVAVVAIGGITSDNAGELISRGANAVAVSSALFATGYIRSAAENFSRLFQPNPTADCLFPDHSSV, encoded by the coding sequence ATGACCCGGCCAGAACTCGGAGGGCTATACGCCATCACACCGGAGATGATCGACACCTCAGGCCTGGTTACGATGACGCAACAGGCGCTGACAGGTGGAGCACGTCTGGTTCAATACCGTAACAAGACGGCGGGTACCGCACTGCGACTGGAGCAGGCATATTCACTTGCACATCTTTGCCGAAAATTCGGCGTACCCTTTATCGTCAATGATTATCTCGATCTTGCCGTTGAGGTCGGTGCGGATGGTGTACATGTGGGACGGGACGACGCGTCCGTAGCCGAAGCCCGACGCAGGCTGGGGAAGGGGAAAATTATTGGAGTTTCTTGCTACAACCGGTTGGAGCTTGCCGTCGAAGCCGAGCGTGACGGTGCGGATTATGTCGCATTCGGCGCTTTTTTTGATTCTCCCACCAAACCGGGTGCGGCGGCGGCACCCATGGATTTGCTGGATCATGCAAGGCGGAAACTGCATGTTGCTGTGGTGGCTATTGGAGGCATTACTTCGGATAATGCCGGAGAACTGATAAGCCGGGGCGCCAATGCAGTGGCGGTGAGCAGTGCTCTGTTTGCGACTGGGTATATTCGATCCGCGGCCGAGAATTTTTCCCGGTTATTTCAACCTAATCCCACGGCTGATTGCTTATTTCCAGATCATTCTTCAGTATAA